The Rattus norvegicus strain BN/NHsdMcwi chromosome 2, GRCr8, whole genome shotgun sequence nucleotide sequence GTCATATGTACAAAACGTGATTTAGGAACATCATGAACGCATCAATCAATATCTGTCAGGTAAAAGGTAGGAAGGAAAAATGACCAAAGAGCAGGGTCATATCTGTCCCAAGTTCGCATTTTTTTCACGTGTTCACATACTTACATTTTGTAAGTAAGTTCTTCTTTTATTGCTTTACTCCTTGCCTCGCCAATCTCCTGTCCCTTGTCACTGTGCTTTTTGTCACTGCTGAACTCTGAACAAATCCAGAAAGCCAGAGCCACTTCATCAGAGCCTATTTTCATTTGATTTCACATTCGTGCGTCTACCTGTTTTGTATTGACAAGTACCTTCTCCCTCACGAGGACGTTCTCCAGtaggatgtgtgtttgtgtgtgtgtccgtgtccatgtgtgtgtgtatatgtgtgtgtgtctgtgtgtgtgtgtctgtgtgtgtgtgtgtgtgtgtgtgtgtgtgtgtgtggtgtaatgtgggtgaaccacctgcccaggatgggcaccacccataatggtgTGTACCatctcattaagaaaatgccatagGCTTCCCTACAggacagtctgatggaggcattttctcagttacaCTTCTTTTTTAACATGACCACAGCTAGAGACAGGTGCACAGGAGAACAAATGAGCCCAAATGCATCTTGGTATTTATATATGACCATTCATGGTTTTAATTAAAAACGTGGTATCATTTACTGGTCTTTATTTCAGGATATGCTCTCATTCTGGGATGTGGCCATTGATTTCTCTCCAGAAGAGTGGGAGTGGCTGAAGCCTGCTCAGTGGAGTCTGTACAGGGATGTGATGCTGGAAAATTACAGCAACCTTGTGTTCCTGGGTGAGCATTAAATCCATAGAGAATTCGTATCTCACCATCAACATGTACAATGTCTAATGGAAGAtggtgcttttttctttctttttttttttttttttttttttttttggttcttttttttcggagctggggaccgaacccagggccttgcgcttcctaggtaagcgctctaccactgagctaaatccccagcccggaaGATGGTGCTTTTGACCAGTGAGTTTCATACCATTCATCTTCAGAAAAATTAGGGAAGTTGTTCCACAGCTAAAAAAGATTTCcttgttcttctctctctttttaaccTGTCTGTGTTGGAAGCATGGCATCCTGTAGTCTAGTGGGACTGTTGGAAATGCACTGGTATGAGGCATGAACCACACTTGTGAAAGCCTTTCACAATTCAGTTGTAATGATTTTGCCTTTAACGTAAACTCAGAATCTGGACACTGCAAATTCCTTCCCATACTTATTGATCCCGTCAGAAACCATTTAAGGAAGTAATTGTCTGCAGTCATTTATTGCAACATCTCTTTCCTTATAAGCACTGTATTGTAAGGGACATGTCAGTTGCCAGTAAAGAACACTTAACCTTGTTCTCTTTTCCTCCAAAcaggtcttgctgtctctaaaccaCAGCTGGTGACATTTCTGGAGCAAAGACCAGAGCCTATGGATGTGAAAAGACAAGAGGCAGCTACTGTACATTCAGGTCTGTAAGACTGAGGTGATCATGAACACAAAGGCACAAAGATTCAATAGAAAGGCAGGATAATTCCTTAGGTCTCGCCTTCATTCTTTGTTGTGAAAGAACACATCTTCCAAGCATATGTGATAGTTAATTCTCTTAAATTTTGCATTTCCGCAACAGTAATCTGTGCTTGTATTTACTGTGACtttcaaggtttttgttttgttgagtctCCATAGTAACGTTAGACTCAGGAAATGCAACTTAGTGCTGGTGAGACTGAGAGTCACTGATTTGCTGGGGTTGGGAGAAGGTCATGGCAGAAAGATCTCTACACCAAAGTGAGACATGATTGGGTTTATAAAGCCAATTGCATAGTTCCATTACACAGATGCAGGTAGGGGCAGGCAGCTCAAGTTTCAGTTCTGTTATGCAGTTGGATTAAACTGAGAGAAGCCGAAGACACTTAGGAGAGTTCATTTCCCACTAGTCTTAGGCAAGGCTCAAATCACTGAATTATTTTCTGAGGAGTTGCCTTGAAAACTAGGTCCATTAACTAAAgtgtagatttttttatttttcaacaaaTTTATGCAACCAGGTAATCATGCGAATCCAGATTATTAGACCTcagaagagaagaataaaatgttCCATGAGTCCTGTAAGGTATTCAGCCTTGGATCCCCACCAAACCAGCTATACTGACAGAATTATTGGCCTCTCTTTCATGGAAGTTAATAGATTTAGGCCTGTTACAGAGCTGTGAAGGCATATTCTTTTTCTAGAAAAGTATAGAGTCTACATGGAGTGACTGTTCCTTAAATACACCTCAGCATAAGTCTTTCAAAAAatcagttatttatttataaaattactgTTGACAGatatatctgtgaagtgttttgtTGCAAAGTCTAATCTTGGTTTCTATCATGGGTAGCCCTGAAGGAAGCATTAAGGTTAATAATACTGGTAGtcaaaagggaggaagggacctcATGGACCCTTCGAAATGTCTGATGTTTAATTCTTTAAATTTCCTCCATGTGTGCACAGAGCCATTGTTTTCCCAGTTTGTAAACAGAGTTGGGCTTAATAAAATCCCAGGTGTCTGTGGAATGTGTCTCAGAGAGACTGCTCTGGGTGAGCTTTCTTAGTCcacatctcctcctcctcaggccATATTGCTTTCTTTACCTGGTTGTGGTGGGTCTGTGGCACATGCACCTTAGTTGAAGGGAGTGCCCCCAGTTCAGCCTGCTGTGCTGACTGGTTCTGTGGCAGAGCCTTTGTCATATGCAGTCTCACACTCTGCTGAGGACTGCTTACAGAATCAGACATTGACTTTTCAGCTCAGTGATTAACTTTaataagaggaggaaggagaattgAAATCAGGGACATGGCATGGCCATTGGAAGTTGCATGTTAGTTCCCATACCATTTGGGTGACAAGTGTTGGTACAGGTTTCCCCCGTACACTGTATCCTCAATGATCAGATCAAGAGACAGTGAGTGCAGAGTAATTGCAATGAGTGTCTCCATTTTAGACTTTTAGACTGTGGTTGCTGAGTCAAGAACCTCTTCAGCATGAGAGGCTCCATCCTCCTGTCTTGTGAAGCAGGAGTGTAATTCATCTTCCCTGCACATAAGGAGTAGGAATTCCTTGTCTGGCTTATAGGCCAGTGGGAGTCAggagcagcagatgctggccagtcCTATTCCCCATGCATCCCCATCCTGTGAGGCTAGTACGCCGTTTACTCTGATATGTCTGTGTTCACTGGAGTGCAAGTGTGTTACTCTATCCTGGATGTGTACTGCCATGTAAGCGCACCATAGATACAACCGTTTACCCAACTACTCAACTTCAACAACTAATTCTTTAAGTAAAGCTGATTTCTGAATATCATTGCATATTAAGCAAACTTTAAGTTAACTTTAAATTGGTTTGAGTTATCTCCTTTAGGCTTAACTTGTAAAACAGGTACAGAAGCCTATATAACAAGATATAGACTGTTCTGTCCCTCTAATAGTGTTTctttaaatgaatttcttttgTATTCAGCACGACTGTAAACATATTTGGTTATATTAAGGATATTTACTCACTGGGTTACTTATTAACTATTATGTCTTAAGTATTTTAGTTACAACAGTTTACAATAAATTAATGTCTCTTATaagattaatattttataaatggaaGTAATCTATCCTtgttcaaaatgtgaatcctacattgtactcatatacataaaataaattaatgagtGGTCTTAAAAAGACCCATTTCTTCAATTTAAAGactttctaataaaaataaacaatataaaacagTTGAATCCTGAAAATTCCAATTTTGATCTGAGGATGTTTTACAATAAAATAGAAGTGAGATGTAAATTCAGTCCTTGGAGGAACTTGTAACCTCATTATCTACATCCCTTTATGGTATAACTTACAAATCTGAATTTACTCAGCTGATCATCTACGTTTAGTAGCTTGTTTTGTCAAAGAATACAATCAGAGGAGAGAAAAGTAAGGCTGACCTTTGTGAAGACACCTGTAAGAACAAGAAGGTGTGTGATTAATTATCACACAGGTCTTGTCATGACCCAGGTTCTTCAAATTGCTAAAGTTTAAGCAAGTCACCAAAGACACGGGTGACTAGATAGACATCTTTAAGTCAGTTTTTGGTAACGTGAATGGACCTTCAAAACTTTAGGGACTTTTGACTGTTAAGTATATTATTTTTCAGTGTCATTCTCTATAATTTGTATATATCACAGTCATACCTCCTGTCACTTGACTTAAAGCCTTCTGGCTTTGCtagcttttatttatatatttatataatttacctGATATAAAATAACTTAACCCTTTTTTTTCAAGTTCATGCTTTATTTTCAATTGTTTTACTCATCCTGAGATAGAAATCTCACATGTCAGCAAGCGCTTAGATATTTAAATTGCCCAGGACTATGCAAACAGAGCCAAGAAGGGGAAGTATAAAACAGGGGTTCAATCTGCTGACCAACGAATCAATTGAGACAGCTCATCCGTTTGGACCCAATATCCAAACTTTTCCATATACATGCCTTGATTAAACAATCTCAAGTAAGATACTATAACATTAACAAGTAAATTGATCATTTGTTCTAGAAAATTTCACAAATAGGAAAGTTATTAAACAAGATAGTTTTATGGGGTCTCTTTCCCAGTATGTACCCATCACTAGGTAGATACATCCACTCAATTTTAATTTTCCTGGTGTCTCCAATAAACTTTGAGATCCTATGAAATTAATGCCTCATTCCATTCAACTAAATGGAAGGAGTAACTGGATACTCAGGCCAGGGTTCGGTGTCCTTGCCTGTAGCTTCGTCTGTTGGAGGAATATTAACAAGTCAATGTGTGGTTATTTTTAGAAGTCACATCTAGATTTATGAAGATTGTAGTAGTTCATCTTAGGCGATATTGAGTAACATCAGCTTGATAAAATAAGATTGAATTCAAACTACACCCAGGGGGTAATATGATGAATTAATATTACCTGTGCACATGCTAGTATACCATTATGACTTGAACATTTCCAGGTAAATGTTATAGAAAGCATAATACAATCTTTAAAATTTAGAGAGCATGTAGATTTATTTTGATCGTCATTACATTGATTAAACACTAAACATCTAAGGAACTTAGCTGACTATGATTTTGCAGTTATGATTGAAAGATTTTATACAGAGTATCTCTTTTATCCCTTAAAAGGATGTGAACTCCATTAGTTGTTCTTCTTCTACACAGCTTTCTACCCTGAGTTAATAATAGCAGCCTCCATGGCAAACAGTTCACCTCTTAGCTATTCTCAGGTGTGTGATCTCTTTTCCTGACTCTTCTGTTGTTGTCCTCTTGCCTGTTACAGGGCCAGGGAGCCAGCCTGAGGAAGGACTGGGGCTGTGGAAGAAAATGTGAGACAGTTAGGTTTGGGTTTGTCGTGGTTGGTGCATTTCCTATTTCTAGAGCCAGCTTTGTTTTGAGCTAAAACATTGtcttatgatttaaaaaaatattatctgTATTCTAAACACATTTACCTCTCTATAAGACAGAACACAGTTATTTACACATCCGTAACTGGTTTGTGTGTCTGCAGATGTTGGCAGACAACACAGTcattctgtatgtatgtatttttcccTTTTATAAAGATACCAAGCTTTAGGATAATATGATGGTAGGTGAGGGACAGGGACATGTAGTTCTTTTGTGGGTCAAACCTCTATCTTTTACACCTTTAACCTATGGACAGTCAGACAGGAAACCATAAAATTCAGACCTCTAAGGAACTTACAAAATGGTATACATGAAAGCAAGAGTATCCAGGCTTTGTGGGGCAGAAACAAAGGCTTACGTTAGCCATAGGCCAAAGGAATCCCAAGGACAGACAGAATGTCAGAGGATGCATTCCTGGGAACACAGTAGAAAGGACCTAGTATAACTTGTCTCCAGTCTCCTGCTGCACAACCTGTTTCCCCTAAGGAATCTCCCACAGAAAAGCTAGCTACAATTTCTTGTTCACAGCGAGCTAGAGACCTGAACCTACATGTTGGCTAGACACTTGGGATGTCCGTGGATTTGCACATTCCCACAGTGCAGCCCCTGGTCTAGAGTGTCCCCATTTCCATTGTGTTCTTGCGGCAGAGGTTGTGCTGCCCCTACTGGGATCTAATCATATATGAATGTGCCAGTGAGATTATATATCTTGATCCCAGCAGCCAACACAGAGCTTTCCGAGTGTGAGACTAGGAGTTGACTAGGTCTGGGTTCTTGAGAAGACCATTATGGGAGAACTCAGTGCTGGGGACGAATGAGCACACTGAAGAAGAGGACATGGTATTTTTTCAGACCCACTAATGTAACCTCAGAAAGTAGGTTGGCAACACTCGTGGAGCACAGGCTAGAGGACAGAGAAACACTGCAGGTCTCGGTTGCCTTAAAGACAAAGTGAGCTCAGACAGTGGCCTGATTCTCTGATCAGCAAGGAGGGACAGGAAAGGGACAAAAAGTAAGGTGCAGAACAATAGAGAAGGCAGCATAGACAAAGTGGGAGATGCAGTCACTCTTTAAGCATCCACAGAAATGGTACAAGACAAGGATTTAACAGaaaattttattcattccttCTTCAGTCAGTATCTTGAGTCTTAGATAAAATGTCCAGGGAGAAGTTCTCATCAGGATTTACACCCACTACCTGAAACTAGACCacacagaaaaatacaaagaagacaAAGATTTCACCAAAAGTCTCCAAGTAGGACTTCTGCCACCAGTGCTTTCACTCTCAGTGGAGGAACCTAAGAAGTAGTCTTCATCAACATTCATATCCTTACCAGAATCAATCCCAGGCAGAAATATCTATTCATTCCTTTGAAAAAACATATTCTGTCCTTATTAGGAAACACAGTGGTCATTCTGGGAATCCAGTCCTGGTGTAAGATTGCTGGTGCCTTGGGTCATATCAGGGCAACTCTGCTGTGCCAATCCTCTAAGCCTGGGTGACTCAGACACACTCTGAGTCCTTTAATTGGTAGAACCTTGCAAGTGTGTTCAAATGTTGCATCTGCAGGAGATATAGGGGAATACTTCTCAATGCCTGTCTAAGAGTCATGTATTTGCTGGCTTTGGAGAGAAGGTTCACAGCAGAAAGAAGCTTTTTCCCTGAAATGAGGCATGATTGGATTATAAAGCCTAACTCCAAATTATACCAGACTAGAGGCAGGAAAGAAGCTTTACATTTCACAAGTTTCAGTTCCAATATTGGAACAATTTGTCTTATGCTGTAAAACAGTGGATATTCCAAAGTTTAAGGTGACAGTGTGTGAGAACATTTTCTCAGCAGGATAGGTGAGCTGGGGCTGCAGTTGCATAAAACTCAGGCAATATGGTGTCACATTTGGCAGTTCAGTAATAGACTTTTGGCTGTTTCTATGTCTCAGAAAATTGCATACATTTCTAAACAGCAAGGTGTGAAACAGTAAGGCAGTAAATTCACACAAATGTTTCTTTCATATCACTTACAGTCATATTAATGAAAGTCATTCCATTTGTATTCCTTATACATGAAGAAAATACCTTCTCATTTTCCCTTATCATCCACACAGTAATAATGATTTCAAATACATATTCTTTAAGGAGATATAGTCAAAAGTAAAACTGTCCTTAACTAGGAGAATTCATTCAATAGTTCATCAATAGGCTTTCAGAAATCTGCAGTTCCTAGATTCTTTTTGCTTTAATTTCCAGTTTGGTATCCTGTCTTAAAATTTGACAGGGAGCATTGCCTATTAAGTGTTTCTGTACATGTAATCTATATATTTATGTAGGGCCAATatacaattataaaataaacCTGCACAGTGTAAGATAAAATTTTCTATGAAGTCTAGTTGTGTGACCTTGAGCACTGATGTTTCAACTTCATGTGGATCTCAAGTCTTGAATGTCTGTGCCTTGTTTACTGTCTCTCTCATTCATTACTCAattgttatttaatattataaaagaaTAATTCTTAAGAATTAGGTTAATGCTATTCATCAACACATATTGTTGACTTTAGTGAAAATTATTACATGAATTaatgtgtgtctttgtatttTCAATGGTTAATTGTATACCAGCAGAGATCTATGAGCTGGCAGaatttttgtattattatttctatatGCCATCACTGTTTCCTGTATTGTGAATGTTTGCCTTTGACACCTGCCAAAGGCAATTTAAGTGGTGTTGTCTCACTACTGATCAGTTACCATAGAAATCTGGTGGGCAGGAAGTACGAGAAAAGAACTTCCGGTTAGAGAGGATATTGAGGGAATGTGAAGAGAAGCAGGAGATTCAGAAGGAGACATGGAAGTGATATAACACAGACCAGAGCAAAGCAGGGAAGTAGAGGTATCCCCAGGACTAGTTGTTGACTAGAATAGTTGGTTTAAGTTTAAGCAGTACCTGAGAGGCTTCCCAGTGAAAGACCTAGGCTTTGATCTGCATTAGAAGTCTCCCTGTCATCATATAAATTGctaaaaaaatctgagaaagcCTAGGAACAGAAAGTTCTGTTATT carries:
- the Rsl1 gene encoding similar to zinc finger protein 455 isoform X2, which encodes MKDMLSFWDVAIDFSPEEWEWLKPAQWSLYRDVMLENYSNLVFLGLAVSKPQLVTFLEQRPEPMDVKRQEAATVHSGPGSQPEEGLGLWKKM